ccctgctcctggaccCACAGTGAAGCTCCTAACTCCAATTCAACAGTCCATGAAAACAGAGCCCCTGCTCTTCTTTCCCGTGTCCTGCCCCTGGATTGCAGCTCCAATTCcatgcacagcccagccccagctctcctgtgtcctgctcctgccccaaaCTCCTTTTCAACACTCCACAcaaagcagagctccagctcttcccCTTGTCCCCTGGACTGAGGCTCCAAACTCCAACAAACAATTCCATGAAACCCCGGCCAGATTCCaaagttctgtatttttcaaaataaagatcACACGTTGTTTAGAGACAATCTACACAAGAGTTACAAAAAATAGTCGCCCAGGCAGAAGCATACACAGGTTTGTTAATTATACACATATGGTTACAAGTGTGCTTGCAAAAAAGTTCATTGGAAATATACACAAGGCTCTGTAAATGTACACCGTGTAGTGTTACAATTCTATATTCAAACGAGGAAAATTGACAGTATGTTACATTCACTTACAAGtagacaaaatgcaaaatacagtTCATCTTCTGTACAAAAAAGGGGGAGGTGATTCACACTTTACAAGGTGAAAAGGGGCTCTGATTGTAAGGAAAACTAGGAGGGGGCTGTACTTTTGCACTTTTTGTTTCTTACTGtcacaaaagaagcaaaacattACTTTGTAAGATTCAAAAAAACACTATTTGGAACTGAATCAGGTCTGTAGAACATTTAGAAAGGATCTCTACCGTCCAACTAGGTgacaaataaaaccaagcagtttatttttcttccttttttgtttttaaacattaaCTAGGCTGTATAAAGAGAACAtttccttcaaaagaaaaaatttacttCTGGTTGAAATTACAATTTACAATATACAACACTATATGCTACGACCATAAAAGGTGTGAATATACACTGAAATGCACAGGTTTTgctaaattcttttttttttcctgttttcttacCAAAAAACGGGTTTTATGTCGATTCAAACTTCTCCACATTTACATTACAGAGGTTTACAAATGTACAATTGTACAGTCAGAAGTATGTTCCACTACTAGGGTACATTATAGATACAGATCAGAcatcaaaacaagaaaatactacaaatttttatatatgtaaagTCTACACCAAGTATACACTATATATTTATAGAAGCAAGACCAAAGCcgagttggatttttttgtttttcctcatgcTAAATAATCAAATTGTGTCTCTCCAGGTGAACAGAGGAGTGGgcataaaaaacccccaaaatcctccaCTTTTAGATCATGTCGGGTGTTTTCTCAAAACGCCAGCTAAGCTCCCTCCTTCAGCATGTCAGTcacaaataaaatagaaataaagccATTAAAAAGTCCCCAAAACGGAATTTTGGTGTCTTTGTTTAAAACCAAACTTTAGCAAgttgaatttttctctttttagtaTTTCTACCAGTGGTGTCACTGAACTAAAATTCCAACTTCTTGCTGATTTTTGGgttaaaaggaggaaaaaaaaccccaaaaaaaggTATTTGCAAAAAAGGATGAATtaaaaacagggttttttttttcctgttttgtttgttgtctTCGAACCAACCACCCTGAAAGTCTCCACATTTGGAATATAGATACAACAGTGAACAAAAATGTGGCCTTCCATGTACATCTGAGACCTATGTACAAGAATTCTATACACCAGTAAAACAGCAGGGCAattagttaattaaaaaaaataattagtacATGTTATgcataataaaattaaagaaatttacaaaggcttctcttttttttttttttgtgtgttttttttttctgcttttctttctttgtttgttttttttttttttttttggtgggttttgtttgtttgtgttttttagCAACCGTGGCGGGTGGTGTGGGTGGGCTCTGGGGGGGATTCCTGGTGGATTCCTGGGATCCTGGAgtgcctctggagcagcccctgctcagaTGATGCCGTTGGGGGGGCCGCAGATGGGCCCCAAATCCACCCCGTTTTTCATGTAGTATTTCTCCAGCTTGGCCAGGATGTGCTTGCCGTAGGTGTACTTGCGCAGCGTGGCGATGTGGGGCCGGATCTGAGGGCAGACAGCAAAAATGGGGATTCAGGAATACAGGAAGCCATGAAAaatgccccttccctgctctccagcccagctccagcccttccctgtgtcctgctcccACATGGAAGCTCCAAATTCCAATTCAACATTCCATGAACAGCAGAGCCTCACaccttccctgtgtcctgctcctggactgcaGCTCCAATTCCAtgaacagcacagctccagcccttccctgtgtcctgctcctgaACTGAGGCTCCAAACTCCAATTTAACATTCCatgaacagcccagctccaactcttccctgtgtcctgctcctggactgagGCTCCAATTCCatgaacagcccagctccagcccttccctgtgtcctgctcctgaACTGAGGCTCCAATTCCATGGaaaccacagctccagcccttccctgtgtcctgctcctggactgagGCTCCAATTCCATGGaaaccacagctccagcccttccctgtgtcctgctcctggactgagACTCAATTCCATGAAAAGCAGAGCTCCAacccttccctgtgtcctgctcctgcccttgaAATGAAGCTCCAAATTCCAATTTAACATTCCATgaaaagcacagccccagctcctccccatgTCCTGCCCAAATCAGGGTTTAGGAACCTGAGTGGGATCACACCCATCCCCTGGGTCAAACCAACTCCCCCAGACCCCAGAGGTCTTGGCTGgcactgatgcctcaggtttggcttttctatttttcagatttgcttTAGTGAGTGGGGCTGGGTtcacattatgggatggtgagctctgcacagagcagggagacaaaacaattcctgctccagctgggcaccaaggacaaatgagcccaatctgagcccaggagcacaaaccccgtgggctggagagagaaaaacaaggctgggactgcctgggctaaagctgggctgggacaatgaactgcaaggtgggaatggagcagagctgatcccagggacagaccccgtgcccggccgggcattttggggccattttgggtcatcttgggtgcagccctggctgggctctggtgctgcccaaggtggatccatggaggagatccttggaatcaatccctgctttattctttagctcagTCTGGTCTCTGTCCTAGggcagccttcccaaggcatcagCATCACACAATTCCTGGAATCCAGGCCATGTTCCCCAGTTCCCAGTGGGATTCTGCACAAGGCAAGCACTGGAGCTTTGAGTTAAATGGATTCCCACTGCCTGGGAAGGGttagatgggatcttgggaaggaattcctggctgtgagggtggggaggggctgggctggaattgccagagcagctggggctgcccctggatccctggcagtgcccaaggccaggctggagcaaacCTGGGACAttgggaggtgtccctgccatggcaggggtggcactgggtgggatttaagggTTCTCCCACCCAAATTCCATGGTTTCCATGATTTCACCATTCTCTCCTCTCCGAGTGGATGtccagcattccctgctccaaggCTGCCCACATCCCACCACTGCCCCAACCAGGGACCtcatctccagctgctcctggctcagcagctcagccccccGTCCCTCCCATTCCTGTTCCACTCCAGGGATCCCAATCCCAAAAGCACaaatccagcctggctcccattcccagcaggacaggagtgactcctgtgcccagcagaaggagcagagaagctCCAGTTCCAACCATTCCTTCTCTGTCCAGCTTCATCCCTCTCACTTTCTCCCTTTACTGACACAACTGTTAAGATCACTTTTCAATTTtggtgtttaaaataaaaaccttttaaaaatcccatttttagcCCCATCCCaagctgctgttttccacaaccagcagccattcccacagcccctggctccatttttccaggctttcctgcagcctgggatcACAGCTGAAATCACATTCACTCAGGCCCACTTAGCTGTCAACCCTGAGCTATTTTTGACAGCCCCACTGATAATCTAATTTGCATTTTATCCAAAGGCTTTGctccatgggaaaaagaaagtaagaaatgTTAGGAACCataacttgtatttttttttaatacacaacTCTCTGTTATGGATTAACAATTCCAGGGCCCTTCTGCTGCCACAGATAAATTGGGTGTATCCCTTGCCAGATATCTTTATTTAATTATCTTTAGCATTTCTTGTGGACTAAAACAGATTTGGGGTTAAAAGAATGACTCTGAGTGGCTCCTAAACCAAAGAATTAACATCCCTGAGGATTATTCCAGCTGTTTGTGTCGATTCAGTGCATGTGGAGGTCAAAGCAGCTTCCTCACAGAATTTCccatttcttacagaaaaatcaGTCTGCTTTAGTCAAGGATgcttaaatataatttttaaaaagcttcattAGCATTTGAATACCTGCCATtgttcaaaataaataaatctcagCTTTTCCAGACCTGGGTCAGTCAGGATTTCATTTCTCTGGCTGTACCTGGGCTTTTTCATCAAGGAACCCCAAGAAATGTCACTGAAGCAAATTAAAATCCCCTCAGCCCCACCCCCCATCTAAAGCCTGTTAttctccatcccctgccattCTACAGCCCTGCAAATGTGACCtttaaaggcagaaaatgaagatgttcccatcccagggctccctgccccaggagcagcaggcacaggctggcagcAAGGCAGATTTCATTTTGGGTAAATCTCAGCTCCTGGGATGGCTGTGCACCCACACTGCAGGGTAATGCCACACCATGGACCTGCAGGGTGTCAGGAGGATTCTCCATGGCAAGGGTGGTCAGGCGtgggaactgcccagggaggtctggagtccccagccctgcaggtggcactcagggctctgctggggacaaggtggggacagggcacaggctgggcttggtggccttgggggcttttccagcctcagggatcCCAAGATTCTGGGAAGTGTCACACCAAAACTCATTTAAAGTGAGAAACAGGATTTGAGGAATGACTGTGGGCTCAGAGGTGGCACCAGCGTGGTGGCACCAGGCAAGGCCAGTGGCCTTGGAGGGACATGGAGGGACAGGGGGGGCTGGcagccacaggcacagggacacagccacagcagacAGGCAGAAGGACAGatccagcagggacagggacacagagggacagagcctgagtgacacagggacagtcACAGCgagacacagggacacaggcagggggacacactgggacacaggcagaggggcacagccccagggacaccagAGGGACAGAGATGGGGGACACAAGCAGGGGACACAGCCTCAGGCCCGGGTGGCTCCCGGTGTCACTCCGATGTCCCCAGCCCGGCTGGCAGGAGCGCGGCGCCTGCTCGGTGCAGAACTGGGTCACTGGGACAcgggcactgctgccagctgcagctccagcccaggggcagctccgTACTCCtccagaaagctggagagggatttgtGACACAGGAATGGAgtgacagcacacagggaatggctgcactccgacacagggcagggacagatgggACACTGGGATGCAATTGCTCCCTGGGCCCCCaagctcagcagcacctggagctgctggagagagcccagaggagcccccggagctgctgcagggctggagcccctctggagccaggctgggagagctgggggtgctgccctggagaggagaaggctccagggagagctgagagcccctgcagggcctgaaggggctccaggagagctgcagagggactggggacaaggatggagggacaggagccagggaatggctgccagtgccagagggcagggctggatgggatcttggcaattgggaattgttccctggcagggtggggaggggctgggctggaattgccagagcagctggggctgcccctggatccctggcagtgcccaaggccaggctggacactggggctgggagcagctggcacagggggaggggtccctggcacagggggaggggtccctggcacagtggaagtgtccctggggcGGTGCAGGATGAGTTCTGAGgtcctcccagcccaaacccttctgtACTTTCCACATTCCAGCCACTGAAACGCTCCAAGCCCTCTGCCATCACTTCCTGCacacccagcagggccaggctgtcccccccagcccccggTGCCCACCTTGTGCATGACAATCTtcctctgggctggctctgccacgTCGATCATCTTCTGCACCACGTAGTTGGCGTACTGATCCTTCATCATGGTGTATAAGGCACTGTGGGGGCCGTCGTTCATGGTGCACACCTCGTCGATCAGCATGGCCCGCTCCGTGCGCGACGCGTGCGTCACACACTTCTCCACCACattgctgcagggagcagggagcgTCAGGGGATGGAAGGGCTGGGGTGTGGATTGGGACGGGACGGATGGGATGGTGATGGGATGGATTGGGATTGTGTGGAtttggatgggatgggatggtatgggaatgggaatgggaatgtggATGGGAATCTGGATGGGTTGCATTtccttgttccttttctttgcGCTTTTTCCTGGGGCCTGGTGCATGGGGTGGTGCCTGGTTGGCCTGGCTTGTGGCCTTGTCCTGGGGACTGGGCATGGTGTTCTGGGCGAGGCTCGGGGCTGGGTCTGGGCTGTGGCCTGGGCATATGTGGCTGTGCCTGGATGCCTGGGAGTCCTTGGGCCTGTTGCCCTGTTGCTTGTCCTTGTGGCTTTGCatctgggctggggctgggcctggctgggctgaggggcGGCTGGGCTCTGGCTTGGGCTGTGGGCCTGGGTGGGCTGGTGCTTGGCCTgggcctgggctgtgctggggtccTGGGCTGCCCGGGCCCCCGGCCTGGGCCTGGCCCGCCCCTGGCCATGGTACACCTGCCATGGAGACTGTGAATGGGAACCAGAATGGGGAAAGAACTGggatgggaactgggaatgTGGAACTGGATGGGATTGAACCGGAGACTTGGAtttgggactgggatgggaacTGAGCACGGGATGTCTCCCCTGAGCTTTTCACCCAGCCCTAAGAAGATCTCCTGTGCTGCTACAGGGGCAGGGGAtttgtgctggcagagcccagcaatGTCAAacaggatttgggatctggACCAGCTCCTATTTCACCCCAATCTGTGCCTTGGGATCTGAGTGGGAATCTGGGACCCGTTCAGGCCAGTGTCCAGTGATGCTCCATGGGGTCAGGGTCCACTCTCACAACACAGAAGCCAAGTTGCTGTTTTGAATTTCTCCCCAGTGGAACGTGGTGGGAATGGACACCCAATGTTAGAACAAGACGGAAATGCTGGTTCAGGAATGAAAAACCTCAGCCAAGCAGAGGATTTCCAGAATTCCTGAATACATTAAtgagcagcctgagctctcTGGAGAGCCACAAGTAGGGTACATGAAAGGGGACCAcgagctgtgctgggctcatcCCACACCCCTGGCTGACTCACAGCATCACCCAGTGGGTTTGCTCAGCTCGGGGGACCCTCCACTAATTAATGGAGCTGGAAAGAAGATTGGGAAAAAAGAACCAGGCAAAGCAGGGAGGAAGAACCTGAAATAACAACGAGAAGACCACGCTCTCCTAATTCTCATTAATGTTCCACTTCCCTCGTGTCCATGGGTACTCTCATCAGAGGAAGGGGGAATTCTGAGCCTTTGAAGAGCTCAGCCTTCATGTTCCAAGGGCTGGAAGCTCATCCAGCAGGGATTCACACACGTGGGAAGCAGTGCTTTGTCCTGACATCACAAATACCTGGATCCTGCTTCACCCACGTGTGGCTCTGCAGcatctgggaatgctgcagctccccttGGAGGGGTCCCTGGCTGTGACTCCAAAGGGACCCAGCAAAAAGCTGGGAATGACTCTGTGAG
This genomic window from Serinus canaria isolate serCan28SL12 chromosome 23, serCan2020, whole genome shotgun sequence contains:
- the LOC127060392 gene encoding keratin-associated protein 10-4-like, which translates into the protein MAEGLERFSGWNVESTEGFGLGGPQNSSCTAPGTLPLCQGPLPLCQGPLPLCQLLPAPVSSLALGTARDPGAAPAALAIPAQPLPTLPGNNSQLPRSHPALPSGTGSHSLAPVPPSLSPVPLQLSWSPFRPCRGSQLSLEPSPLQGSTPSSPSLAPEGLQPCSSSGGSSGLSPAAPGAAELGGPGSNCIPVSHLSLPCVGVQPFPVCCHSIPVSQIPLQLSGGVRSCPWAGAAAGSSARVPVTQFCTEQAPRSCQPGWGHRSDTGSHPGLRLCPLLVSPISVPLVSLGLCPSACVPVCPPACVPVSRCDCPCVTQALSLCVPVPAGSVLLPVCCGCVPVPVAASPPCPSMSLQGHWPCLVPPRWCHL